From the Panulirus ornatus isolate Po-2019 chromosome 42, ASM3632096v1, whole genome shotgun sequence genome, the window gagtcacagggtcggggagggggcgaaggttctgggagcattgaagaatgtgtggaaggcgagaactttatctcggagagcaaaaatggatatgtttgaaggaataatggttccaacaatgtagttgtgaggcatgggctatagatagggttgtgcagaggagggtgaatgtgttggatatgagatgtttgaggacaatatgtggtaagaggtagtttgatcgagtaagtaatgaaagggtaagagagatgtgcggtaataaaaacagtgtgattgagagagcagaagaggatgtattaaaatggtttggccacatggagagaatgagtgaggaaaggttgacaaagaggatatatgtgtcagaggtggagggaacgagaagtaggagaccaaattggaggtggaaggatggagcgaaaaagattttgattgatcagggcctgaacatgcaggagggtgaaaggcgttcaaggattagagtgaattggaacgatgtggtatatcagcacAACCTATGAATTTTTAAATCAGACCAATGATgtggacagagaacagttcttcaaggGATACAGAGATAGAGCAACCACAGAACATGACATGAAACTAAATAAGAGCTTGTAAAAAaggataaaatataaaaatatatgctTAAAGTATAAGAGGATGGTTTAATGGacaagaatgactgaggatatggttacTGCACACAGCTTACAAATACTTGAATCTGTATTATAGTAGTGTTCAAGAAATGTGGTTCTACAGTGTTAGACTTCCTCTTTGTACATTACAAAGAGATAATAAAAAGAGCTAATCGAGAGAATCCAGATgaggtcaacaaagatggtaccacaattaagagagatgagttacagggaaagactagaggTTTTAAATTTGCCCGCCTTGGAAGAAAGAGTgaaaggtgacctgatcacacagaAATCAACACTTCTTTAAGAGATTTAGAGATAGAGCAACTAGAGGAAaatgcatgaaattaagcaaaaacttGTTAGAAGAGATGTACAGTACCCTTTTTAATGTAACAACTGTAGCTGAATGTAATAAAATGACTAAGTGAACATACataaagaagttgtatgacagggaatgttgaggccacacaagtgtaaaattccctccccatacagcacgAATACGTAATTACTTGTAGATAATTAAACCACAAGTCCTGCAcccacttccatacattcttgtctacagccccatctatagcccacatttcacattcatacaacaccgtCAGGACTACTACACTTTCAGGCATGcccatcttcaccctctcagatagtgacctctctttctacacattcctcattgctcctgAGGCCttcagcccctcacccaccctgtgactcacttcagctcccatggttccatttgctaccatgtacAATCCAGGgtacctcaaacacttcatttcctccaaatctctccattcaaacttacatcccaactaatctttttctctctctctctctccactgctaaatctaataatcctgcttttattcacatttactctcgcctttcttctttcacacactctcacacatcaACTTCTGCAATATCTCATTCAAATCTGCTGCAAGCATGAGCCAATGGTCATCCTGCCCAATGTGATGAGGAGGGATATTCATTAACGAATAGCTCTCAATACCTTAGTTCTACGAGAAAACAGTTCCCATAAGCTAGATATTATCATTCCCATAGGACTGAGTCTTGGGAGTGAACTGTCTACCAAAAGTCAACCAAGGCTAACAAGACAGAATAAAGGAAAGTGTTGGGGCCTTGACTGGTTGACAGCCACTCCTAAGCTGGCAAAACCCATGATTCAAACAGGTATCTTCAATTTTTACTACAGTCTTTACATTTCAGTTTCTATCTTTGATGTAACTACCTCATAAGGAACCCATACACTTAAAGTCCCACAAAATGATCATAAAACAACCAAAAACACAAGGTTAATAGGGAATAAAcatggaagaaggggagggagagacactACTATATCATGTTATCAACACACTGTTCACCAAGACAATTCCCAGTATTTTCATACAATTGACACAAACTAGTGGTTGTACCAACATCCTATtcattttaaatttttccaatATTATCATATGTACACTAAAAAAGTCGTAATCTACACATGGACGATAAAGTGggcagaaaaacaaacaaatagacATGCAAAGTATGAGAGGCTgttaaaagaggaagaaaatgctCTTAAAAATTTATTACTTACCACTTGTGAGCATGTCAATGGTTCTATCCGCCTGTGAAACACTGCTGACCTTGTCTTCAGTGGAAAACACTTTCTCAGATTGTAATGGAGCTTCTGTTATAACAGTAGTAGAACAAGTCACGTCAGTCTGAACAGACACTGATGAAAAGGTCTTGTTTTTCTTGGAAAGGGGTACTGGGTCTTCAAAAATTCCATCCTTACGCTTTGACCTCCCAGAAGTACAATTCTCATCACTAAATGAAAAATCAAAGGCATTATTATTCACTAGGTGATGACTTACACAAGAACAAAAGAAGGACAATGATTTGTCATAAATCATTTCCTGCTGCACTGCAGGAATTCACAGCACTGCACTGAATTCACAGCACATCTGAACCACTCCTAAACTATTCCATTACACATATGCTCCACTGGCTTGTCCTACATCATATCTAGTTCCTGACAAACAGTATCTAATAACATTCTTATCACTGATAAAGCATTTTTGCTGTTTTTATGCATGCAAATACCACCTCATGCAATCATCCTGTGATTAATACTTTTAcctatccaaacttacctccatcTCCTTTCTATGACTGCACTTCTATTCTATTCCCACATCGCACCTATGTTAGCTAGGTTAAACCACTCCTGCAAACTGCACTATCACTACAATGGCAGTATATTTTGAACAAAGCACCATACAGATTGCAGTTCTTTAAATTTTGTTAACAGTGTAGCACTTCTTTCCATCACCATCTTCCTTCTATATGAATTActcacttcttcctcttcctgctcctgcaTGAAGGTTGTAACTTCATATTTCCATCTGAGGTGACCAAAAGATGCGACTTATCCTGTTTGTTATGCTGTATGATCCCTAGGCATTTACGGTCCACAAGAGAGATCTGCAATGCAAAAAGTTAATGTTGCTACTTTAAATGGAAAGCATATATACTACTTTTCACATAATTTGTCAAATATATTATGAGACAAAACAGAACTTTATAGAAATATTCTTAAATGCTGGGATTCATCATACAAATGTTTGTTTTCAATGACATTTTGATTAACCACGAATATTATGACATCTTTATGGCTGGTCTCCTTGTCACTACTGGTGCTTAAAACACTACCATCCTCTGGGAGTAATTCTGCTAGTGTAAAAAAGTATGGGTGTTACTATACCTGCGTGGGTTCcattgcaagtgaaaagtcacatttggcaaAGAGGCATCATAAgaaggaacttttcactccaaaggagtcaatcaATTTCCTATTACTGAAGGTAGCACATCCTGGAGGTGTACAAGCTCCTCAAGAAGAGGTTCTGCGACAATTCATAAGATGCTGAACACTAATCAGTGGTggtgtatgagaaaaaaaaattttgtgtcaaTTTCTATGCTATATTTGTCAAAGATTCTGTGCCAAAATTGTCTGAAAATCTTGAAATGCTGGGATATGGGACATTTACACGGGATTAAGATCTTTTGATGCTTAATAAGTGAGACTTTTGGCAAAGTCAATACGGAAAACAGGGACACTAAGAGTTCTTAAGTTGTTACACATAGCTGACCCATTCTCTAACATTTCCTGCTGGTTCCCTTTATATATTGGAGTGAAGCAAGCCTAACCTAGAAGGCCCATTGGGCCTTTTTGgggatttatatcattattaataaatGTGCATAAATCTATGGAAACAGTAACCACATACAGTGATGTGTCATTTAGTGATGCGGGTTGTGAGACAAACCCTCTACCCTCTTCCCAAACCACCTCTGCCAGAGGAATCACACATCATTTTTGGGCAATCTCACTGCCATGTGAGTTTTGCTCACTTGTTTCTGCATACACTTTATGTTTACATGCATATCTTTCAACATCAGTAAGAAGGCATTAGGGAATATGAGTCAGAGGCTCAACCAACTCTTCCTCTACCTTTTTGCCAATCTTAGACGTAGGCTCTATGTGTTAACTTAGCACAATACTATGGAAATATATGATGGGTTAGCTCACTTTCCTGTACATATACCttatttttacatttatttcactCATGATGGAAGACAGAAAATTTGAAGACTAAGTTCCTTTTGTCCAAAATTATGAACAACTTTAAGTAAGTCACCCAGCATTTTGATTAATGGTTAAGTATGGCATGCTGTTATCATCCACATTGAAAGAAGTAACTTTTATAAAAGCTGAGGTTGTACATTGTACAGTGATTGCTATCACCCATAAATGTGAAGATTTCTAATGTGAACTACTGAATCAACCATTTGGTAAAAGGAATACAGTATGGACCTTGAGAAAATGTGAATTATGATACAGGCCAAGCCATAGTGAAAAAGACCAATAGGCTACCGAGGCATTTTTGACACATAATAAGGGATGAAAAAGACCCAAACAGCAATATATCAAGAGACAAGTAAACTGAAATCTTAAACCTTTCCTTGAATTATTTAGGTGAAAAAGTGCATTtcttctgttcctagtgctacctccctaCTGTACAAAATGGCAAactcgtatgaaaaaaaatctgagtTTTATTAAAGGGCAATACCTTCTTTGGTAATGATAATATGTTTCAGAGCATTTTGGTTAAGTCTCACCTCAGTTAGCCTATCCCACTGCAACTTACCCATGGTAAGTTAGAAATTACcaggaaatggaaatgatgaaaatatgttcaaaatcccacaaacctttcctttTCACCACAAAATCATACTGTTTTTGGAATGCAAAAATCTTAAATAATCAATACTAGATACCTTGTGAATACGTCTTTAGCCCTTTTCATGCCCAACTGATTCTTCCCAGATTTGTTGATACGTGACATCATTACCAATTACAGCCACCTTATGATGATATGAAGATACTGACGACAGACTTTAAGCCTGTGGTTAGGTCTGAAAGCTCCAGGCACTCTAAAATCCTAAGGTGTCTGCTTTCCACTCCACTGACTGCCGAAGTTTATTCCAAACCTTTACAAGATGACCATGGAAGAAGTTTATTCTGAGAGGCTTATTCCAATGTTACCTCAATATCCAACTCTTAAGAAAAATCACGGGCGTCTAAATCGAAAATCTAGATACATCTATCCTGCTATGGAGGTTAGCTAAAATCTTCATAAGTTCTGCTGATTTTTTACTTGCATTTCACGTATTTACATTTTGTAACCTTACCTTATCCCTGTTATTCATCGCCTTCCATAACATCACTTATTCAATATTGTACAATAAAATATTCCACACACCATAACGTTTAACCTATTCTCTAATCACTATAGAGCCATTGCAAAACAGAATTACAAATCCAAAACTAATTTTCATATAGAGCTAAATTTCTATATTACTCATCACTGCAACCAACATATGGCACTAAGATCATCCAATCGTCAAAAATAAATTAAATACTGCATTAGGGTACAAACTGTAGGTAGGggcttttctgttttttttaagaCTCGTCAGGTCCAAGCCTTTCTCtggtgtaccattactggcacagattGGGTGTCTGAGTGAATAGTGCATTTCCATGGATGTGTATGATATGTCCTGGTTAATATTTAGGGAAGAACTGTCAGCAGAGGCCAAAGTGAGTGCCATCCTAGTTCAACATACCATCCATTCTATGAGTCCCTAAGTCATCCATTAAACCCAAGTCTaatctttaaaacaaaaaagTGTCATTAATCCAAACCTTATTGTCCGCAGAAAAAGTCAGTTGACGCTGAGACATGATCGTTCTGTGTCGTCCTTCCACAAAATCTACGAGGTTCTTCAGTGGTACAGCCTGCCCGCTCACCTTCCCTAGCCTTTTCTTTCACAATTCCTTCTGCAGTTAATGTGCTGTGATTCTCCTTCGTTTAGGCGATGGTATTTGCTTCTGAGGTACTTACACTATGTAGTTCTTTTTCAATATTTAGTCTCCTTAAGTGTACTCTAGTTTTTCCTAGTTGCTTGTTAGTATTAATCATTGACACTTGTTTTGGGTTTGTGTCGTCTGGCGGGAAGACCTGACCCAACTGAGTCATTGGTTCATGGTACAAGTTCTTAAACAAACTTTTTGTGAAGAAAGacgaaattcattaaaaaagaacgTGGCAAAAATAGCTTACATTTCTAATGACACTGATACATCCGGTGGTCAAAAccatatgaaatattaataaaatacagtcacggtCATTGTGAAAATTGATGTTAAACATTTGCTTTTTTTACACTTTAGGAAATAAAAGTGAGTCACAGTTATTATTTTATATTGATAAGAATATCTTCAAAAATCGAGGCACGTAATGTTGATGAGATACAATCAAAACAATGGTCAGTGTCGAGGGAAGGGTGGTGCAACTGTCATCGTATTATGTTACTACTGACAtattaactttattattgatgttTACGTGAGGGCTCAAGAGAATTTATGGCCTGGGTTTCCATATATCTGGTAAGGGAGCCCATTTAGTTTGTTTAGGGCTAACATGGAAgcgatgacaaaaaaaaaagtagtcaAAGTTTAATGAATACTTTCCTAATATGTGAACTATTGTAGTGACACCTGAACTGGAGAATATAATGGAGAATCAGTCTGTGGTCTTATGTTAATTACTTGTGTTGAAGTCTACTTCCACACCATCAGTAGCTTTTGATTTGTAGCGTGAATTTTGTTCATTACTAGTGTTGTGCTTAGAGGTTATGTTTGCTGCGAAGTATGATGTGAAATATATTTAGGAAGTCATTCATTTAGATCCTAATCAGTAGTATCAATGGATATTGAATGATTTGGTTTAGTTTACTGTGTAAAGATTATATACTTGGTGGAATATATGGTAAAATGTTCGTTTGGAATCTTAcctgtaattactatttgtttgTTATGAAGGTAGAGTTTAACACTTGTGTTTCCCCCTGTCAGTATTAGTCATGGATATTGAGTCATTATGTTGAGCAGTGCTGCTGTAGTATTTAGAGAAAATAGTGACCGTTGCTGAGCATGAATTGATTATGTATGTTCCATTTGATGAGGTGGTGGTATAGGGGGAGAATGTGTAGTTAATGCAGAAGTCGGTGAAACACTTGTTGAATATCAAGTGAACCTATAAAAACCCTATTTAATCTTGCTTAGTGGTTAGAACACTTGTTGAATATCAAGTGAACTTATAAAAACCTTATTTAACCTTGCTTAGTGGGTAGAACTCAACAGAACCTGTGAAACCTCATCTTACCTTTCCCAAGTGGTTAAAATGGATAGAACCTATATAAACCTCATTTAACATCACCTAGTGGTTGAAAATCAACAGAAACTGTGAGACCTAAAACCTTGCCTAGTTGTTAGAATCAGAAGAACCTGTAAAAACCTCAGTTAACTTTGCCTAGTGATGAAAAATCAACTCATAATAATAGAAACCTCAGTCACCTTCACTTGGTTGCTAAAATGATGGTAAAGATGTACCAGCACAGAATTTGCTGTTAGTATTTTATGACCCTCACTGTATCCCTTGATTGTTAACACCTATCATCATTTACATGGCACTCATTTGTAGGTATGACATATTTTAACAAGTGTTATACACTTAGGTAGGGTATGTGGGGCCCATGAAATTGGAAAGCAAGTGTAAAGATAGAAATACCAGTAAAACAAGAAATGAAATGTAGGCTAAGTACTCTTGAAGCTAATTTTGTTGAAGCAGAAAGTCATAAGAAGGAAAATAAAGGGAGAACTTGTGCTAATAAAGTAAATCAATATGATATAATTATTGAAGAAATCATTGAAAGTCAAGTAAGACTAGAAGTCTTCGAAAGCCATGGTAAGGTATTCATAAGATGCATATTACAAAGGTAATAGGGTGTTGGTCCGAAGgtcctaaaagaaaaaagttacttTACCATATCATTGATTTTACATATGTAGGTAAGTACATAGCTAAAATGGAAACATAATTATACTTACTAACATAGGCTATGTTAAACACTAGTCAAATTTGCAAGCAGATGGCAGCACAGAGATATGTGTGGTATGCTTTCTGAGACTTGGGAAAGGTTACCCTAGTCAACAAATTTTAACTTTTTTTGCCCCACAAACTAGAATGGGTGGACCTTATAGTACTTTATATGCTGAATTTGaatgtttttagaatttttctatcagGCATGGTTTTTAAGTAACAGCACAGTTAGACTTTACAATAAGTGTATATTGCTCGTTCATAGATAAGGCTGGTATTACTCTTTAAAAATGTATCTATGAAATGTAGAGGTGTATGATTTTTGGCTATATTTAGCCTCAAGAACATCTCTCCTTAgcgtccagcagtaatctgccaacatgGAGTGGCTTCATTTTCCTTGGAACTGCTTTTCCATttccaaaatgtcctggtgaaatctttaGCCATGCTCATCACTGACTGCCTCAAGATTTTCTGGGGAAAAGTTTAAGTGCAAGTCCAAAAAGTGAATATTTAGACTCATAATGCACCCtcagagctttatatgaagtcaatagATCTTTTACAGCTTCACAttagttttctgatctgtgattccccAAAAAGTCTTTCTAAGTACTCTTAACTGACAGCCATGCAGGTTTTTctacttcatttagctcttcattgAACTTTGCTTCTCGAatcagttccctgatctgtggtcctacaaaaataACCTTCAtatttgcatcactgattctggggaatttattcctcaGATAAgtgaatccatggccagttttatccGTACCTATGACTAAGATCTTCTTCATCCTGAGCTTAATATGCAAAGGTGGCAGACAAATTTTCTAAGGATCAACAAGAGAAGGATTGATGACTTTCTTCAATGGAGTCAGCGATGTTCATTTTGGCCACGCTTTACTTcatgtaaccaagttgcattctaAGAATTACCACAAGCTTTAGGTCAtcacatacattccacttaaagtccccatACTTAATTGTTTACAAAAGAAGCTTCATATTATCATACGATTCCCTTCATGTTGCATAAGCCAGAGGAATGGAGGGGAACTTATTGCTGTTATCGAAGCAGTTCCTTGATCTGTGGTCCTACTAAAGTAACCTTCATTTTTGCATCAGTCATTCTTgggaatttattcctcaaataAGTGAATCCATGGCCGGTTTTATCCGTACCTTTGATGAAGTTCTTCATCATCCTGAGCTTAAtatgcaaaggaggcagataATTTTCTAAGGATCGACAAGGGAAGGATTGATTATTTTCTTCattggagtcagtgatgttcatATTGGCCACACTTTcttgtaaccaagttgcattctgagaaaaagtgccacaaccttttggtcaccacatacattccacttaaaaGTCCCCatgcttaatttttttcaaaagatgcttcatgttatcatttgattccttcatgttagctaCATCCTAAGCTTAAGATGCAAAGGAGGCAGATGAATTTTCTAAGGATCAACAAGGGAAGGATTGATGACTTTCTTCCTCAATGGAGTCAGTAATTTTCattttggccacactttcttgtaaccaagttgcattctgAGGAAAAGTGCCACAAACTTTAGGTCATCAtatacattccacttaaagtccccatacttaatttttttacaaaagaagcttcattgttatcatacaattccttcatgttagctgcatAAGCCAGAGGAATGGAGGGGAACTTATTTCCATTGTGGAGTATAACTGGTTTCAaacttacttttgatgagtcagtAAACAAGTGCTGCTGATCTGTGTTGTATTTGTGGCCaggtgcctccataacagaacgaGCATCATTGCAGAActccagaccatcttcaagggagaaaaattctttgaaaatgacATGGCGGTcatgataaaaacaaactttaatTATATTCTGGAGAAGATGCCAGCCCTTTAACTTGGAACACAAAAGTTTGActtgcttcttagacaaatttAAATCACAGATGAGATCATTTAAGATCTTGACACaacaaatgtggttcacttgaagaacatcTTGCTTTAAATGTTGTATCCATATTGTTCTCTTCTTGGTCTTCTTTCCCATcgccagactcatcatcactcagtgtcatgtttcttagAGGCTCTGGCACAGGCAATTCCTGACTGTGAGAtactggcctcatagcagatTGTAAATTGGGATATTTGACAGTATGCTTAGATTTTGTTATATCATTatgtcaggcagaagtagcaatccaaagcatgatctttgggttctctccaaaccattgGAATGGTAAAAGGCATATAGCATATACCTTTtgcccatgctgtgagaagcctgacgtgtgacacaacaaatatgggggCTTAATTTTaatgaggggtgtgaaagaaggtttttgcgatatgaatgtcaattcaccGCAGATGTAGCAGAAAAAATTTGGACTATTTATACAGTTTCTTGGCATTTTAATGGTGAATGGGTTATCAGAACAATGCTCGaaaacacaaaagcacaatctgttAACAGATTGGAAAAGACGCTCtttacacattgagttctagcCAGCAACTGacagaactgctactcaggagtggTCACTGTTTCAATGTCCCAACGTTTCCAGTCGTGTAtctgcaggcccctggtgactcGCTTATCTAGGCTTGTGTTCTCAAAAAGTAGCAATTGCACTTCACAAATTATGAAGATAGCTGTATTTGTTAAACCTCTTATTTCAAATGCTCCATAGAACACTgctacatacatactgtatacagTGATATGCGATTATGCTGGAACAAACAACTATGGGTgttagagaaattctgaaaacatatttggatttGGCATgccaaaaatacataagaaacgaTATTTTTTCCAtaggacaaaatctttgttgaccagtgaaTTATTGATTATCACAGTATAGAGAAAATTTTTCTGGCTGTTGTAGGATAAATTTTATTTAGCTAACGCCTAGAAAAAATTTCAAATTTTGTTAGCATTTTCAGTTTAAGGGTTGAAATTTATTGGAAAATTTTACCAAATTCAACAGGAAGTGTGCTTTAATGCAGTTATCCCTTAGGTTTAGACTCTTATTACATTCATTCAGATTGCCAGTAGATTAGATGGTACAAGGTCCACTGGTGATTTCTCCTATGTGcttctttttttacctttttgtgtgattttggtgaatctttagtcatgcttcacattttctttcctgaTTCAGGCTGTGCAGCTTCTTGGAAAGTGGAATTAGTTACCTAGTAAAATTCAACAATGT encodes:
- the geminin gene encoding uncharacterized protein geminin, which produces MSQRQLTFSADNKISLVDRKCLGIIQHNKQDKSHLLVTSDGNMKLQPSCRSRKRKNDENCTSGRSKRKDGIFEDPVPLSKKNKTFSSVSVQTDVTCSTTVITEAPLQSEKVFSTEDKVSSVSQADRTIDMLTSDIAPPEYWEGLAEKRREALEETLDENHRLHEENRTLRQEITELSKENKLLEEMVEQAKDLAVLVESLTGEEECSDHEDKTAKE